The Hymenobacter chitinivorans DSM 11115 genome contains a region encoding:
- a CDS encoding zinc-binding dehydrogenase gives MQALQLNGINEPLHLQEVETPQPGAGEVLVEIHAAALNHRDVWIQKGQYAGLRFPCILGSDGAGVITAVGPGADESLRGQAVLINPGHNWGDNPHAQSRSFTILGLPEQGTFAQYVRVAAHYVWPLPKHLSFEQAAALPLGGVTAYRALFTRARLQAGERVLITGIGGGVALLALQMAVAVGAEVWVTSGSPQKLERARQLGARGGANYTAEKWATGLVKEAGGSFDVIIDSAAGPGFEALLDAAAPGGRIVFYGGTLGAITNLPPAKIFWKQLNIMGSTMGTEQDFADMIRLVEQHKLLPVVDQVFAFAEGEAALRRMDEGQQFGKIVLKIR, from the coding sequence ATGCAAGCCCTCCAACTCAACGGTATCAATGAGCCCCTTCACCTGCAGGAAGTCGAGACGCCCCAGCCGGGGGCGGGTGAGGTCCTGGTCGAGATTCACGCCGCCGCCCTCAACCACCGCGACGTCTGGATTCAGAAAGGCCAGTACGCGGGGCTGCGGTTTCCCTGCATCTTGGGTTCCGATGGAGCCGGCGTGATTACCGCCGTGGGTCCCGGCGCCGACGAGTCGCTGCGGGGCCAGGCCGTGCTAATTAACCCCGGGCACAACTGGGGCGACAACCCCCACGCCCAGAGTCGGAGCTTTACCATTCTGGGCTTGCCCGAGCAAGGCACGTTTGCCCAGTACGTGCGCGTGGCGGCCCACTACGTGTGGCCCCTGCCCAAGCACCTGTCATTCGAGCAGGCCGCGGCCCTGCCCCTGGGCGGTGTTACGGCCTACCGGGCCCTCTTCACCCGGGCCCGCCTGCAGGCCGGCGAGCGGGTGCTCATTACCGGTATCGGCGGCGGCGTGGCTTTGCTGGCCTTACAAATGGCCGTGGCCGTCGGGGCCGAAGTGTGGGTCACCTCGGGCTCACCCCAGAAGCTGGAGCGGGCCCGGCAGTTGGGGGCCCGGGGCGGAGCCAATTATACCGCCGAGAAGTGGGCGACCGGGCTGGTAAAAGAGGCCGGCGGCAGCTTCGACGTTATTATCGACAGTGCCGCCGGGCCCGGCTTCGAGGCCCTGCTCGACGCCGCCGCGCCCGGGGGGCGCATCGTGTTCTACGGCGGCACGTTGGGGGCCATTACGAATCTGCCCCCGGCCAAGATCTTCTGGAAGCAGCTCAACATCATGGGTTCCACCATGGGCACCGAGCAGGATTTTGCCGATATGATTCGCCTCGTGGAGCAGCACAAGCTCCTCCCAGTCGTGGATCAGGTGTTTGCTTTTGCCGAAGGCGAAGCCGCCCTGCGCCGCATGGACGAGGGCCAGCAGTTCGGTAAGATCGTGCTGAAAATCAGGTAG